The Deinococcus aquiradiocola genome includes a window with the following:
- a CDS encoding prepilin-type N-terminal cleavage/methylation domain-containing protein: MKNNKRTQGFTLIELLIVIAIIGILAAVLIPNLLNARKAANNTAAQSYLRNAVTAAESTRANGDTSLVNTASGTACTDAKILGGSLPSSVDTTCLINQSANGTVGVVKSSNGNFYKFNGSTVVSGADAQLPSLP, encoded by the coding sequence ATGAAGAACAACAAGCGCACCCAGGGCTTCACCCTCATCGAGCTCCTCATCGTCATCGCCATCATCGGCATCCTCGCCGCGGTGCTCATCCCCAACCTGCTGAACGCCCGCAAGGCCGCCAACAACACCGCCGCGCAGAGCTACCTCCGCAACGCCGTGACCGCCGCCGAAAGCACCCGTGCCAACGGCGACACGAGCCTGGTGAACACCGCAAGCGGGACCGCCTGCACCGACGCGAAAATCCTCGGTGGATCTCTGCCCTCCAGCGTTGACACCACCTGCCTCATCAACCAGAGCGCCAACGGCACTGTGGGCGTCGTCAAGAGCAGCAACGGCAACTTCTACAAGTTCAACGGCAGCACCGTGGTTTCCGGCGCTGACGCTCAGCTCCCCAGCCTTCCCTGA
- a CDS encoding 2-phosphosulfolactate phosphatase, whose amino-acid sequence MTDAWLRQAGARVRFGWGEAGLRALGPGCAAVVIVDVLSFSTAVDVALGRGAVVLPYRWRDERAARFAREQGALLASHVRRFTDGLSLSPASLAALPAGTRLVLPSPNGGTLSAAAQDVTGAQVFTACLRNAGAVAAHVARLPGPLLVLAAGERWPDGMLRPALEDEWGAGAVIAALPGPHSPEAEAAAHAYRHVQDRLPDALGRCTSGLELAQRGFAADLALAARPGVSRAVPRLDGPAYRDASTPGP is encoded by the coding sequence ATGACGGACGCGTGGCTGCGGCAGGCGGGGGCGAGGGTGCGCTTCGGGTGGGGCGAGGCGGGCCTGCGCGCCCTCGGGCCGGGCTGCGCGGCGGTCGTGATCGTGGACGTGCTGTCCTTCAGTACCGCGGTGGACGTGGCGCTCGGGCGCGGCGCGGTCGTCCTCCCGTACCGCTGGCGGGACGAGCGCGCCGCGCGGTTCGCGCGGGAGCAGGGGGCGCTCCTCGCGAGTCACGTCCGCCGGTTCACGGACGGCCTCTCGCTGTCGCCCGCGTCGCTCGCCGCGCTGCCTGCGGGCACGCGGCTGGTGCTGCCCTCCCCGAACGGCGGGACGCTCTCCGCCGCCGCGCAGGACGTGACGGGAGCGCAGGTGTTCACGGCCTGCCTGCGCAACGCGGGGGCCGTCGCGGCGCACGTGGCGCGCCTGCCGGGGCCGCTGCTGGTGCTGGCGGCCGGTGAGCGCTGGCCGGACGGCATGCTGCGTCCCGCGCTGGAGGACGAGTGGGGTGCGGGCGCCGTGATCGCCGCGCTGCCCGGCCCGCACTCGCCGGAAGCGGAGGCGGCCGCGCACGCCTACCGGCACGTGCAGGACCGCCTGCCGGACGCGCTGGGCCGCTGCACGTCCGGCCTGGAGCTCGCGCAGCGCGGCTTCGCGGCCGACCTCGCACTCGCCGCCCGGCCGGGCGTGAGTCGCGCCGTGCCGCGCCTGGACGGCCCCGCGTACCGCGACGCGTCCACGCCCGGCCCCTGA
- a CDS encoding MFS transporter has product MTSFRPSRGLVLLFLAQALATGATTASTVLASLVIAGLGHEALAGLPSTLVTLAAAASAGLFGLMMLRVGRRAGLVSAYLLGTLGAVVGFLGGRAGNVPVFLLGAALIGAAQGGYQQARYAVAESVPEGLQAGVMGVMMLASVLGSAASGALSGPLAVLAARLGSSSDLVGWLLAGAFLLLGAALTLFWRPLAPTGGTTTGTTPTRPAVRPARLSDDAVRWPALAVATAQGLMVTLMSLTPLRAHHMGMDHTHVAGLITLHVAGMFGFGWLTGPLLDRLGSRFGYVTGAALLAAASLTALLTGAWLPVSMFVLGLGWNLCYVAGSKALTAYAGVQGQVDALGYLAAGAGTLIGGAVIARYGFAPLSAFCAACALLPLLSAALAPRPSRAALAGD; this is encoded by the coding sequence ATGACTTCCTTCCGGCCATCCAGGGGCCTCGTCCTGCTGTTCCTGGCGCAGGCGCTCGCCACCGGGGCCACCACGGCCAGCACCGTCCTCGCGTCGCTCGTGATCGCGGGCCTGGGTCACGAGGCGCTCGCGGGCCTGCCCAGCACGCTCGTCACGCTCGCGGCCGCCGCGTCAGCGGGCCTGTTCGGCCTGATGATGCTCCGCGTGGGACGCCGGGCAGGCCTCGTGAGCGCGTACCTGCTCGGCACGCTCGGCGCGGTCGTCGGCTTCCTGGGCGGACGGGCCGGGAACGTGCCGGTCTTCCTGCTCGGCGCGGCCCTGATCGGCGCGGCGCAGGGCGGGTACCAGCAGGCGCGCTACGCGGTCGCCGAGAGCGTCCCCGAGGGCCTGCAGGCGGGCGTGATGGGCGTCATGATGCTCGCGTCCGTGCTCGGGTCCGCCGCGAGCGGCGCGCTGTCCGGCCCGCTCGCGGTCCTCGCCGCGCGGCTCGGCAGCAGCAGCGACCTCGTCGGCTGGCTCCTCGCGGGCGCGTTCCTGCTGCTCGGCGCGGCCCTCACCCTCTTCTGGCGACCCCTCGCCCCCACCGGCGGAACCACGACCGGCACCACACCCACCCGCCCCGCCGTGCGCCCCGCCCGCCTGTCCGACGACGCCGTCCGCTGGCCCGCCCTGGCCGTCGCGACCGCACAGGGCCTGATGGTCACCCTGATGAGCCTCACGCCGCTGCGCGCCCACCACATGGGCATGGACCACACGCACGTCGCGGGCCTCATCACGCTGCACGTCGCCGGAATGTTCGGCTTCGGCTGGCTCACCGGCCCGCTCCTCGACCGGCTCGGCAGCCGCTTCGGGTACGTGACGGGCGCCGCACTTCTCGCGGCCGCGTCCCTCACCGCCCTCCTGACCGGCGCGTGGCTGCCCGTCAGCATGTTCGTGCTCGGCCTCGGCTGGAACCTCTGCTACGTCGCCGGCAGCAAGGCCCTCACCGCCTACGCGGGCGTGCAGGGCCAAGTGGACGCCCTCGGATACCTCGCCGCGGGCGCCGGCACCCTCATCGGCGGGGCCGTCATCGCCCGGTACGGCTTCGCGCCGCTCAGCGCCTTCTGCGCCGCCTGCGCCCTCCTGCCGCTCCTCAGCGCCGCCCTCGCACCCCGCCCGTCACGCGCCGCCCTCGCAGGCGACTGA
- a CDS encoding segregation/condensation protein A: MTAVPEAAAPPAPAVPAHAGGPLPDGWAFTVRLDGYAGDLAGLASRLRAGTLPPAAVPLLQLTRDLLAWVERFTADAPGTSADVHVELLPALAGVIALKARLLLPQPEAPDDPDPGDDWTHDDPVLEGVQALQHLDELVQLLAGRRQARQGLIPAARLDLNLPRRAARASGPQGLARLVKAARNAVRDVQVPLLSVERLTLQDALGALRAFVGRLRVFRFGAVPAQDWAERSTYFAALLEGVKAGDFVVEQLETYGDIVVARTDVAAAHLAAHPPGLPDA, encoded by the coding sequence GTGACGGCCGTGCCGGAAGCGGCCGCCCCCCCGGCACCGGCCGTGCCCGCCCACGCCGGAGGCCCACTGCCGGACGGGTGGGCCTTCACGGTTCGCCTGGACGGGTACGCGGGCGACCTCGCGGGCCTCGCGTCACGCCTGCGCGCCGGGACGCTCCCACCTGCCGCGGTGCCGCTCCTGCAGCTCACGCGCGACCTGCTCGCGTGGGTGGAGCGGTTCACGGCAGACGCGCCCGGCACCTCGGCGGACGTGCACGTCGAACTGCTGCCCGCCCTGGCGGGCGTGATCGCCCTCAAGGCCCGGCTGCTGCTCCCGCAGCCGGAAGCGCCGGACGACCCGGACCCCGGCGACGACTGGACGCACGACGATCCCGTGCTGGAAGGCGTGCAGGCCCTCCAGCACCTCGACGAGCTGGTGCAGCTGCTCGCCGGGCGGCGACAGGCGCGGCAGGGCCTCATTCCCGCCGCGCGCCTCGACCTGAACCTCCCGCGCCGCGCCGCACGCGCGAGCGGACCTCAGGGCCTCGCGCGACTCGTGAAAGCCGCCAGGAACGCCGTGCGCGACGTGCAGGTCCCGCTGCTGTCCGTGGAGCGCCTGACGCTGCAGGACGCGCTCGGCGCGCTGCGCGCCTTCGTGGGTCGCCTGCGCGTCTTCCGGTTCGGCGCGGTGCCCGCCCAGGACTGGGCGGAACGCAGCACGTACTTCGCGGCGCTGCTGGAAGGCGTCAAGGCCGGGGACTTCGTGGTGGAGCAGCTGGAAACGTACGGAGACATCGTGGTCGCGCGGACCGACGTGGCCGCCGCGCACCTCGCCGCGCACCCGCCCGGCCTCCCGGACGCCTGA
- a CDS encoding OmpH family outer membrane protein, with the protein MNVKMLAPVAIVAALGFGTLAPHAQTPAQKIGFVDVSKVLQAHPKNADVIALKNKANTELGALDKQIKDIQAKGANATAAEKDQATQLVTTINAKAKDYNDQLAKVVAPIETAVDAAVSSTAKAQGFAVVMDKAQAASNGLVIYADNSTDLTDSVLKNLKP; encoded by the coding sequence ATGAACGTCAAGATGCTCGCTCCCGTTGCCATCGTCGCGGCCCTGGGTTTCGGTACCCTCGCCCCCCACGCCCAGACCCCCGCGCAGAAGATCGGCTTCGTGGACGTCTCCAAAGTCCTGCAGGCTCACCCCAAGAACGCCGACGTGATCGCCCTCAAGAACAAGGCCAACACTGAACTCGGCGCACTCGACAAGCAGATCAAGGACATCCAGGCCAAGGGCGCGAACGCCACCGCCGCCGAGAAGGACCAGGCGACGCAGCTCGTCACGACCATCAACGCCAAGGCGAAGGACTACAACGACCAGCTCGCCAAGGTCGTCGCGCCCATCGAGACGGCCGTGGACGCCGCCGTGTCCAGCACCGCCAAGGCACAGGGCTTCGCCGTCGTGATGGACAAGGCCCAGGCGGCCAGCAACGGCCTCGTCATCTACGCCGACAACAGCACCGACCTGACCGACTCGGTCCTCAAGAACCTCAAGCCCTGA
- a CDS encoding type II secretion system protein: MQNTQGFTLIELLIVIAIIGILAATLIPNLLNARKAANSQAAQSYLQVAITGAESSRVNGTPIADSTSTDCNTAKTNGSTAPFPTSVTACQVYQTANGTYGYVTSANGVSYQFNGSKMVLASTAGLPASMP; this comes from the coding sequence ATGCAGAACACACAGGGTTTCACGCTCATTGAGCTTCTCATTGTCATCGCCATCATCGGGATTCTGGCGGCGACACTCATCCCGAATCTCCTGAATGCCAGGAAGGCGGCCAACAGTCAGGCGGCGCAGAGTTATCTGCAGGTCGCCATCACAGGCGCGGAGTCCAGTCGTGTGAATGGAACACCGATTGCCGACAGCACGAGTACCGATTGCAATACCGCAAAGACGAACGGTTCGACGGCGCCCTTCCCGACCAGCGTGACGGCCTGTCAGGTGTATCAGACGGCGAACGGCACGTACGGGTATGTCACGTCTGCCAATGGCGTTTCGTATCAGTTCAACGGGAGCAAGATGGTGCTCGCGTCGACGGCGGGGTTGCCTGCCAGTATGCCCTGA
- the trpS gene encoding tryptophan--tRNA ligase: MTRVFSGIQPTGEPHIGNYFGAMRNYVRLGEQYGQDAIYCIVDLHAPTNPLAYDPATLARLTFDMALANMSVGLDPEKVVFFVQSQVREHSELGWIFTLQTPVGELERMTQYKDKAGKLESIPAGLLMYPVLQAADILLYKADTVPVGEDQVQHIELTREIARRFNHTHGQTFPEPKAVLEKDALRVPGMDGQGKMSKSKGDTSTMGVLESMDSIWGKLRTSPTDPARVRRTDPGNPDVCLVFDYHKLFSDDTTLLEVADGCRTAGIGCIDCKKRLMTGIERELTPIQARASELRARPDDVLGGLAHGAERARAIAAPVMDEVRSKMGFLGASPSQEH; this comes from the coding sequence ATGACCCGCGTTTTCTCAGGCATCCAACCGACCGGCGAGCCGCACATCGGCAACTACTTCGGAGCGATGCGCAACTACGTCCGGCTCGGCGAGCAGTACGGTCAGGACGCCATCTACTGCATCGTGGACCTGCACGCGCCCACCAACCCCCTCGCGTACGATCCCGCCACCCTCGCGCGCCTCACCTTCGACATGGCGCTCGCCAACATGAGTGTCGGCCTCGACCCGGAAAAGGTCGTGTTCTTCGTGCAGTCGCAGGTGCGCGAGCACAGCGAGCTCGGCTGGATCTTCACGCTGCAGACGCCCGTCGGCGAGCTGGAACGCATGACGCAGTACAAGGACAAGGCCGGGAAGCTGGAGAGCATCCCCGCCGGACTCCTGATGTACCCGGTGCTGCAGGCGGCCGACATCCTGCTGTACAAGGCCGACACCGTCCCCGTCGGCGAGGACCAGGTGCAGCACATCGAGCTGACGCGCGAGATCGCCCGGCGCTTCAACCACACGCACGGCCAGACCTTCCCCGAACCGAAGGCCGTGCTGGAGAAGGACGCGCTGCGCGTGCCCGGCATGGACGGCCAGGGCAAGATGAGCAAGAGCAAGGGCGATACCAGCACCATGGGCGTGCTGGAGAGCATGGACAGCATCTGGGGCAAGCTGCGGACCTCGCCGACCGATCCGGCCCGCGTGCGCCGCACCGACCCTGGCAACCCGGACGTGTGCCTCGTCTTCGATTACCACAAGCTGTTCTCGGACGATACGACGCTGCTGGAGGTCGCGGACGGCTGCCGCACCGCCGGGATCGGCTGCATCGACTGCAAGAAGCGCCTCATGACCGGCATCGAGCGGGAACTGACGCCCATTCAGGCGCGTGCCAGCGAACTGCGGGCGCGTCCCGACGACGTGCTGGGCGGGCTCGCGCACGGTGCGGAACGCGCGCGAGCCATCGCGGCGCCCGTGATGGACGAGGTGCGCAGCAAGATGGGGTTCCTGGGCGCGTCCCCGTCGCAGGAGCACTGA
- a CDS encoding O-antigen ligase family protein, whose translation MKAFQFLLASFIPVLSFFFLPFSQGRIQNNVYSPKFYLLLGFVLLVSLWKISLNSQGVPLVSYFKILRLSRIVWLVISYFLWIVVSSAQSFMPGYAWLGSNDLQVGSLFLILCYITAILYLSAIEMNWLIRSLAFTTGAMAIIALLEAIGFRPLWTWIHSDHMIFPAATVGHRQHLGGWFAIMSLAPVYFYRNRVKDRWFWLWLTSSLLGLSLATTSAATLGVGVGLLLWLATDGKRGRWQLPLIVFAAFTVGIFAVPRVVTLTSQMIGLTPPVFKDYGSAYTLKARKLLWKSAWNAALERPFFGWGDETFAYQVFEHLSPDDARNLFRYELNLSPDAQVSYGGFTYYVDDDEKNIHSTGSILYHRAHNIIMDELYSHGFTGLSLFLVIIFSLSWKIYRTSGDFWLITACLLPYAIYLLAWFYVPTVTPLYFILAGIVLANRTKLSRPKEVV comes from the coding sequence ATGAAGGCCTTTCAGTTCTTGCTCGCCAGTTTCATCCCTGTCTTAAGTTTTTTCTTCCTGCCGTTTTCCCAGGGAAGAATTCAAAATAATGTTTATTCGCCAAAATTTTATCTTTTGCTCGGCTTTGTCTTGTTAGTTAGCCTGTGGAAAATTAGCTTAAACAGTCAAGGTGTGCCGCTAGTGAGTTATTTTAAGATCCTTAGATTATCCAGGATTGTCTGGCTAGTTATTTCTTATTTTCTATGGATAGTCGTCTCTTCAGCGCAATCGTTTATGCCAGGATATGCATGGTTAGGCAGCAACGACTTACAGGTCGGTAGCCTGTTTCTCATTCTTTGTTACATTACGGCGATCCTCTATCTTTCTGCAATCGAGATGAATTGGCTTATTCGATCTCTAGCTTTTACTACCGGCGCTATGGCAATAATAGCTCTCTTAGAGGCGATAGGTTTCAGGCCTCTCTGGACTTGGATCCATTCGGATCACATGATTTTCCCGGCAGCAACTGTCGGACACAGACAGCACCTGGGCGGATGGTTCGCCATCATGTCTCTGGCGCCCGTATATTTTTATAGAAATCGTGTGAAGGACAGATGGTTCTGGCTCTGGCTGACGTCTTCCCTGCTCGGTCTCAGTCTGGCGACGACGTCTGCTGCGACTTTAGGCGTAGGGGTTGGCTTACTATTGTGGCTGGCAACTGATGGGAAGCGCGGTCGTTGGCAGCTCCCGCTGATAGTGTTCGCAGCTTTCACGGTTGGAATTTTTGCTGTGCCACGCGTCGTGACGTTGACCAGTCAGATGATCGGACTCACACCACCCGTTTTCAAGGATTACGGCTCCGCCTACACATTAAAGGCGCGCAAGCTTCTGTGGAAATCTGCATGGAACGCTGCCCTTGAACGTCCGTTCTTCGGATGGGGTGACGAAACGTTCGCGTATCAGGTTTTTGAACATCTTAGTCCAGATGATGCACGAAATCTGTTCCGTTATGAATTGAATCTTTCTCCAGATGCTCAAGTTTCATATGGTGGATTCACATACTATGTTGATGACGATGAGAAGAACATCCATTCAACAGGCTCGATCCTGTATCACCGTGCCCATAATATTATTATGGATGAGCTTTACAGCCATGGTTTCACAGGATTATCGCTATTCTTGGTTATTATTTTTTCCTTGTCATGGAAAATCTATCGCACCAGCGGTGATTTCTGGCTTATAACTGCCTGCCTACTTCCATATGCCATTTACCTCCTCGCTTGGTTCTATGTACCTACAGTCACACCACTATATTTTATCCTGGCTGGCATCGTTTTAGCGAACAGAACCAAATTATCAAGACCAAAAGAGGTCGTCTAG
- a CDS encoding DUF1802 family protein, translating to MVPPALKEWDVQCQALVAGGVAVVVRKGGIMETHAGFEVEHRRFLLYPTFLHQNPVEVRGEFRGLLRADPAPGVLVLPALAEVVAVYRVESLERAVQLEPFQVLTAEAIERRFAYRNRPWVHAVLVRVSPLVPPLVLEETPEMLGCVSWVPLPGGVLSGVGGQVRPEGELLALREELDGLLR from the coding sequence ATGGTTCCGCCCGCGCTGAAGGAATGGGATGTTCAATGTCAGGCTCTTGTTGCTGGTGGGGTGGCGGTGGTGGTCCGGAAGGGCGGGATCATGGAGACGCATGCGGGGTTCGAGGTGGAGCACCGGCGGTTTCTGCTGTATCCGACGTTTCTGCATCAGAATCCGGTGGAGGTGAGGGGGGAGTTCCGGGGGTTGTTGCGGGCTGATCCGGCGCCTGGGGTGCTGGTGTTGCCGGCGTTGGCGGAGGTGGTGGCGGTGTACAGGGTCGAGTCGCTGGAGCGTGCCGTGCAGCTGGAGCCGTTTCAGGTGTTGACGGCCGAGGCGATCGAGCGGCGGTTCGCGTACCGGAATCGGCCCTGGGTGCATGCGGTGTTGGTGCGGGTGTCGCCGCTGGTGCCGCCGCTGGTGCTGGAGGAGACGCCGGAGATGCTGGGGTGCGTGAGCTGGGTGCCGTTGCCGGGCGGGGTGTTGTCGGGGGTGGGGGGGCAGGTGCGGCCGGAGGGGGAGTTGCTGGCGTTGCGGGAGGAGCTGGACGGGTTGTTGCGGTAG
- a CDS encoding FUN14 domain-containing protein produces MSELVWPYLPSLSVGAILGFCAGFAVKRIGRMTVLLVGLLFLALQILAWQGLLTVNWGRVQALAEPWVQRGGREFGAWVLGIVQTNLPFGGGFVAAFLVGLRAR; encoded by the coding sequence GTGTCTGAGCTGGTGTGGCCGTATCTGCCTTCGTTGTCGGTGGGGGCGATTCTTGGGTTCTGTGCGGGGTTCGCGGTCAAGCGGATCGGTCGGATGACGGTGCTGCTGGTGGGGTTGTTGTTTCTGGCGTTGCAGATTCTGGCGTGGCAGGGGTTGTTGACGGTGAACTGGGGTCGGGTGCAGGCGCTGGCAGAGCCGTGGGTGCAGCGGGGTGGGCGGGAGTTCGGGGCGTGGGTGCTGGGGATCGTGCAGACGAATCTGCCGTTCGGTGGGGGGTTCGTGGCGGCGTTTCTGGTGGGGTTGCGGGCGCGCTGA
- a CDS encoding CBS and ACT domain-containing protein: MRVGEWMTRDPISVSPDTPVLDALKLLNDHGFRRLPVVEGGRLIGITTSKDLKDAMPSKATTLSVWELNYLLSKLTVAEMMARPVVTASENEDMEDAALRMQEHRVGGLPVLNDAGRLTGMVTVSDVLRAFTEILGLREGGVRLTLEMPDVPGSLARAVQALLPSNIISVATAGGEDGRRRFVIRVVGEGQQGAAQRVRDAGIEVLDS, encoded by the coding sequence GTGAGGGTCGGAGAGTGGATGACGCGCGACCCGATCTCGGTGTCGCCGGACACGCCGGTGCTGGACGCGCTGAAGCTCCTGAACGATCACGGGTTCCGTCGCCTGCCGGTGGTGGAGGGCGGGCGCCTGATCGGCATCACGACCAGCAAGGACCTGAAGGACGCCATGCCCAGCAAGGCCACCACCCTCAGCGTGTGGGAACTGAATTACCTGCTGTCGAAACTGACAGTGGCGGAGATGATGGCGCGTCCCGTCGTGACGGCCAGCGAGAACGAGGACATGGAGGACGCGGCCCTGCGGATGCAGGAGCACCGGGTGGGCGGCCTGCCGGTCCTGAACGACGCGGGGCGCCTGACGGGCATGGTGACCGTCAGTGACGTGCTGCGCGCCTTCACGGAGATCCTGGGCCTGCGGGAGGGCGGTGTGCGGCTCACGCTGGAGATGCCGGACGTGCCGGGCAGTCTCGCGCGGGCCGTGCAGGCGCTCCTGCCGAGCAACATCATCAGTGTCGCCACGGCGGGCGGTGAGGACGGTCGCCGCCGGTTCGTGATCCGCGTGGTGGGTGAGGGTCAGCAGGGCGCGGCGCAGCGGGTGCGCGACGCGGGCATCGAGGTGCTGGACAGCTGA
- the recG gene encoding ATP-dependent DNA helicase RecG, which yields MQEKLRRPLELELAQGCQNRAVSGGMERLLDNFARPFPKVREALRGYGDLTVVAREAALRSALAALAPTSRPAPTAPTRVENRPALPPESDGAPLAPGTELSRVNFGPGAVKKFTALGLHTLRDLLHEYPRRHEDRRALPSLAQVEDGQKVTVEGVIVSKHRRTPRPGMLILEVTLENAWGERVKCTWFNQAWVEKGLRDGARLIVSGRAKRFGRSVQVAVEHMESLSGGAGGESLSSGRIIGVYDARDGISQEFVRRAVQVALTRVPIGDYLTPRWRAQYGLTDLPDALWGMHFPHDEAHLERATRRLKFDEYLFLELRVLLQGEDAVLFGKRFGATDADMQTFEAGLPFAFTNAQRRVLYEIADDMRAERQMARLLQGDVGSGKTAVAACALFLAWRDAYQGALMAPTEILARQHYASLTGYLGPHGVRVGLLIGALGQKAKAEVQRQIADGELDVVVGTQALIQEGVSWHNLGLAVVDEEHRFGVMQRRKLLAGRPDVLVMSATPIPRSLALTSYGDLELSVIDELPPGRTPIQTKLIQDTARRQSYGFVMRQIREGRQAYVVTALIEESETLELLAATQLADDLRVLLPEARVGLLHGRMSAQEKDDVMEVFRRREFDVLVSTTVIEVGVDVPNATVMVIENAERFGLSQLHQLRGRVGRGSNQSYCILVAGEHSQKTRKRLKIIEDSTDGFVIAEADLKLRGHGELRGTRQSGLDELRLGDLGSDLEIIEQARALAKYLLHHDPTLSHPGLAYLKSELQARSSQVAYREVI from the coding sequence ATGCAGGAGAAGTTGCGTCGCCCGCTGGAGCTGGAGCTGGCGCAGGGCTGTCAGAACCGGGCGGTGTCGGGCGGGATGGAGCGCCTGCTGGACAATTTCGCGCGCCCGTTCCCGAAGGTGCGTGAGGCGCTGCGCGGGTACGGTGACCTGACGGTGGTGGCGCGGGAGGCGGCGCTGCGGTCGGCGCTGGCGGCCCTGGCGCCCACGTCGCGGCCCGCGCCGACGGCCCCCACGCGGGTCGAGAACCGCCCGGCGCTGCCGCCCGAGTCGGACGGGGCGCCGCTCGCGCCGGGCACGGAGCTGTCGCGCGTGAATTTCGGGCCGGGAGCCGTGAAGAAGTTCACGGCGCTGGGCCTGCACACCCTGCGTGACCTGCTGCACGAGTACCCGCGCCGTCACGAGGACCGCCGGGCCCTGCCGAGCCTGGCGCAGGTGGAGGACGGGCAGAAGGTGACGGTGGAGGGTGTGATCGTCTCGAAGCACCGCCGCACGCCGAGGCCCGGCATGCTGATCCTGGAGGTGACGCTGGAGAACGCGTGGGGGGAGCGCGTGAAGTGCACGTGGTTCAATCAGGCGTGGGTGGAGAAGGGCCTGCGGGACGGGGCGCGTCTGATCGTGAGTGGCCGCGCGAAACGGTTCGGACGTTCGGTGCAGGTGGCGGTGGAGCACATGGAGTCGCTGTCGGGCGGGGCGGGCGGGGAGAGCCTGAGCAGCGGGCGGATCATCGGGGTGTACGACGCGCGTGACGGGATCAGTCAGGAGTTCGTGCGGCGGGCGGTACAGGTGGCGCTGACGCGCGTCCCGATTGGGGATTACCTGACACCGCGCTGGCGGGCGCAGTACGGGCTGACGGACCTGCCGGACGCGTTGTGGGGCATGCATTTCCCGCACGACGAGGCGCATCTGGAGCGCGCGACCCGGCGCCTGAAATTCGACGAGTACCTGTTCCTGGAGTTGCGGGTGCTGCTGCAGGGGGAGGACGCGGTGCTGTTCGGGAAGCGGTTCGGGGCGACGGACGCGGACATGCAGACCTTCGAGGCGGGGTTGCCGTTCGCGTTCACGAACGCGCAGCGGCGCGTGCTGTACGAGATCGCGGACGACATGCGCGCCGAGCGTCAGATGGCGCGGCTGCTGCAGGGCGACGTGGGGTCCGGCAAGACGGCCGTCGCGGCGTGCGCGTTGTTCCTGGCGTGGCGGGACGCGTACCAGGGCGCGCTGATGGCACCGACGGAGATCCTGGCGCGGCAGCATTACGCGAGCCTCACGGGGTACCTCGGGCCGCACGGGGTGCGGGTGGGCCTCCTGATCGGCGCGCTGGGGCAGAAGGCGAAGGCGGAAGTGCAGCGGCAGATCGCGGACGGTGAGCTGGACGTGGTGGTGGGCACGCAGGCGCTCATTCAGGAGGGCGTGTCGTGGCACAACCTGGGGCTGGCGGTGGTGGACGAGGAGCACCGCTTCGGGGTGATGCAGCGCCGCAAGCTGCTGGCGGGTCGCCCGGACGTGCTCGTGATGAGTGCGACGCCCATCCCGCGCAGCCTGGCCCTCACGAGTTACGGGGACCTGGAGTTGAGCGTCATCGACGAGTTGCCGCCGGGGCGCACGCCGATCCAGACGAAGCTCATTCAGGACACGGCGCGGCGGCAGAGTTACGGGTTCGTGATGCGGCAGATCCGGGAGGGGCGGCAGGCGTACGTGGTGACGGCCCTCATCGAGGAGTCCGAGACGCTGGAGCTGCTGGCGGCGACGCAGCTGGCGGACGATCTGCGGGTGCTGCTGCCGGAGGCGCGCGTCGGGCTGCTGCACGGCCGGATGAGCGCGCAGGAGAAGGACGACGTGATGGAGGTGTTCCGCCGCCGGGAGTTCGACGTGCTGGTGTCGACGACCGTGATCGAGGTGGGCGTGGACGTGCCGAACGCGACCGTGATGGTGATCGAGAACGCCGAACGGTTCGGGCTGTCGCAGCTGCATCAGCTGCGGGGCCGGGTGGGGCGAGGCAGCAACCAGAGTTACTGCATTCTGGTGGCGGGCGAGCACAGTCAGAAGACCCGCAAGCGTCTGAAGATCATCGAGGACAGCACGGACGGGTTCGTGATCGCGGAGGCGGACCTGAAGCTGCGCGGGCACGGGGAGTTGCGCGGCACGCGGCAGAGCGGGCTGGACGAGCTGAGGCTGGGGGATCTGGGCAGTGACCTGGAGATCATCGAGCAGGCGCGCGCCCTGGCGAAGTACCTGCTGCATCACGATCCCACCCTGAGTCATCCGGGGCTGGCGTACCTGAAGTCGGAGCTGCAGGCGCGCAGTTCCCAGGTCGCGTACCGCGAGGTGATCTGA